The following are encoded in a window of Chondrinema litorale genomic DNA:
- a CDS encoding DUF4369 domain-containing protein yields the protein MSFAQDRLELEGSVKGYEGKIKLIFNIVGYNHEVDMDNEDVTYMIDGKFRYEKKLEGPTLLSIRIRPEITENFDPQSFESVFIWVDNKKMTLKAEKGNFEYSDVTGYSRQDDNEKSKNYVGGRLIAYHQNIDSLLKLKTQRLKKKQINLN from the coding sequence ATTTCATTTGCTCAGGATAGGTTAGAACTAGAAGGCTCGGTAAAAGGATATGAAGGCAAAATCAAACTCATTTTTAATATAGTGGGGTACAATCATGAAGTAGACATGGATAATGAAGACGTGACTTATATGATTGACGGTAAATTCAGGTATGAAAAGAAATTGGAGGGGCCAACCTTGCTTTCTATTAGAATACGTCCAGAAATTACTGAGAACTTTGACCCTCAATCATTCGAATCAGTTTTCATTTGGGTTGATAACAAAAAAATGACCTTAAAAGCTGAGAAAGGAAATTTTGAATATAGTGATGTGACCGGATATTCTAGGCAGGACGATAATGAAAAGAGTAAAAACTATGTAGGAGGTAGACTTATTGCCTACCATCAAAACATAGATTCTTTATTAAAACTGAAAACACAGAGGCTAAAGAAAAAGCAAATCAACTTAAATTAG
- a CDS encoding serine hydrolase domain-containing protein, with protein MKKKSLSNLLTLFFFTLILLSCRNIQKENNSGKYSSINDSLSVKLKRIYSQKAIPGFSVAVVNKDGAIYSQGYGRTDINEESVYTVNTSQKIASISKTVLGIALLKAQEIGKLNISDPVDEYLPYKLRNPKHPDKPILIKHLAYHSSSLRDTRSIFENSYILTKNELDENEGTLPFFQKSDSLVSLESFLANSLSKEGKWYSEESFFDFEPGTESRYSNLGAGICEYIIESVTKQDYASFVEQYIFSPLEMENSVWEIEKANNSSRLFLNDTTLVAQYIGFNKADGGLITSVDDMSIFLAELIKGFNGNGVLLHKDSYETYFDMQQYPEQNSQYGLFIELRPRTFGFEESLIGHMGADPGLLTAMYFSPKSGLGKIIFVNIEPRTKEIRDEINEIWNELIQFESKLVKLESSS; from the coding sequence ATGAAAAAAAAATCATTATCAAATCTTTTGACATTATTCTTTTTTACACTGATATTACTTTCCTGCCGTAATATTCAAAAGGAAAATAATAGCGGGAAATATTCATCAATTAATGATAGTCTGTCTGTGAAGTTAAAACGAATTTATTCTCAAAAAGCTATTCCTGGATTTTCTGTAGCTGTTGTAAATAAAGATGGAGCTATTTATAGTCAAGGTTACGGAAGAACAGACATCAATGAAGAGTCTGTTTATACTGTAAATACTTCACAAAAAATTGCTTCAATTTCTAAAACTGTATTAGGTATTGCATTACTCAAAGCTCAGGAAATAGGGAAGTTAAATATTTCTGACCCTGTTGATGAATACTTACCTTACAAGTTAAGAAACCCAAAACATCCAGACAAACCAATCTTAATTAAGCATTTGGCTTATCATAGCTCATCTTTAAGAGATACTAGAAGCATATTTGAAAATTCCTATATTCTGACCAAGAATGAATTAGATGAGAATGAAGGAACTTTACCGTTTTTCCAAAAATCAGACTCACTAGTTAGTTTAGAAAGTTTTTTGGCTAATAGTCTATCAAAAGAAGGCAAATGGTATAGTGAAGAAAGCTTTTTTGATTTTGAACCGGGTACGGAAAGTAGATACTCAAATCTTGGTGCTGGAATTTGTGAGTATATTATTGAATCAGTAACAAAACAAGACTATGCATCATTTGTTGAGCAATATATTTTCAGTCCATTAGAAATGGAAAATTCGGTTTGGGAAATTGAAAAAGCTAACAATAGTTCTAGACTTTTTTTAAATGATACAACCTTGGTTGCACAATACATAGGGTTTAACAAAGCCGATGGTGGATTGATAACATCAGTAGACGATATGAGTATTTTTCTAGCTGAACTTATCAAAGGGTTTAACGGAAATGGGGTTCTATTACATAAAGATAGTTATGAAACATACTTCGATATGCAACAATATCCTGAACAGAATTCACAATATGGATTGTTTATTGAACTAAGACCTAGAACTTTTGGTTTCGAAGAAAGCTTAATTGGACATATGGGTGCTGACCCAGGATTATTAACCGCGATGTATTTTAGCCCAAAAAGCGGACTAGGAAAAATAATATTCGTAAATATTGAGCCTCGAACAAAAGAAATTAGAGATGAAATAAATGAAATATGGAATGAACTAATACAGTTTGAAAGTAAACTTGTAAAACTAGAATCCAGCAGCTAA